The Niveispirillum cyanobacteriorum genome segment ATCGGCATAGCCGAACTGAAACATGCCCTGGTCCAGCTCATTGGCGGTGCGGATGCCGCCGAATCCGCGCACGGCCTCCACCGCCAGCCCTTCCTCGGCATAGAAACCTTTGTCGATGGCAAGGATGACCCCGGCCATGCTGCCCTGGGGCAGCCAGGACATGTTGAACGTGACCTTCTCCGCCTCGCGGCTTTCCTCCCCGCATCCGCCCAGCAACAGGCCGGCGGTGAGCAGGGTGGCGGCGGTCACTATGCGGACAAGCTCGCGCATCTCAGCCCTCCGCGATCACGGGATTGGCAATTTCGCCGACATGCTCGATACCGGCCACCATGCGGTCGCCCGGCTTCAGGAAGATACCGCGCGCCATACCCACACCGGCGGGCGTGCCCGTGGCCAGCAGGTCGGTGGGGCGTAGTTCCAGCAGGCGCGACAGATAGGCGATCTGTTCGAATGTGTTGAAAATCATGTCGCCGCTGGTTCCGTCCTGCATCATCTCCCCATTCACGGACAGGGTCAGGCGCAGGCGGTGCAGGTCGGGCACGCAGGATTTCGGCACGAACCAGGGGCCGACGGGCGTGAAACTGTCAAAACTCTTGCCCCGGAACCAGTCATGGCTAAAGGGGAAGTCGGTGCGGCGCGTCAGATCGCGGGCCGAGATATCGTTGACCACGACATATCCCGCGATATGGTCCAGGGCGTGGGCCTCGGAGATGCGGCGGCCGGCCTTGCCGATGACCACACCCAATTCCACCTCCCAATCCACCTTCTGGCTTTCGGGCGGCAGGACCACGGGTTCATCGGGGCCGATGATGCTGGATTGGGACTTCATGAAGACGAAAGGCGTGCTGTCCACCTTGGCCGCCAGCTTCGTCTCCATCTCCGCCGCATGCTCGATGTAATTCGAAGCGGCGCCGAAGATGCGAAACGGCTGGAACGGGACGGCGGTACGCGGAACCTTTGTCAGCACGACATTCCCCTGCCGCGCGCGATTATCGGCATCGACAGCCAGACGGTCGATCCGGGCTTCCATTTCACCCCAACGGCGAATGATACCCGTTACCGACAGGCGGCCCAACTCACCGGCATCCGGAAGGGCCGAGAGCAGAACGGCCCCGTCGGGCAGGACCAATGCTGCCAGACCGTCGGCATGTTCAAGCGTGGCAAGGGCATACCAGGACATGACTTCCCCCTTGGCCGCCCGGC includes the following:
- a CDS encoding fumarylacetoacetate hydrolase family protein — encoded protein: MSWYALATLEHADGLAALVLPDGAVLLSALPDAGELGRLSVTGIIRRWGEMEARIDRLAVDADNRARQGNVVLTKVPRTAVPFQPFRIFGAASNYIEHAAEMETKLAAKVDSTPFVFMKSQSSIIGPDEPVVLPPESQKVDWEVELGVVIGKAGRRISEAHALDHIAGYVVVNDISARDLTRRTDFPFSHDWFRGKSFDSFTPVGPWFVPKSCVPDLHRLRLTLSVNGEMMQDGTSGDMIFNTFEQIAYLSRLLELRPTDLLATGTPAGVGMARGIFLKPGDRMVAGIEHVGEIANPVIAEG